The stretch of DNA ACTGGCCGTGTCTCTCACGTTCACAATCCTTCCCATGTATTGCGGTGAAATCGCCGAGGTAAATTTACCATTTATACACGCTCAATTATACGAGAACGCATCGATTGATTTAtacattgatttttttccgggagataatattaaaataatgaactCGTTACATGGTGATAAACTTTTGTAAGTACTATTACGTCTTTCCAGACTTCCATCAGGGGATCGTTAGGCTCATTTCTTCAGCTTTTTATCACAATTGGTTTACTATATGCCTATGCTATTGGACCGTTCGTTAGCTACACGGTCTTTTGGATTTTATGCGCGATCGTACCGGTGGTCTTCTTCGGTTGCTTCATGATAATGCCGGAGTCTCCGTATTTTCTCCTCAGCAAAGGCCGCAGAGATGAAGCAGTCGCATCTCTAGCGAGATTGCGAAGTAAATCCGAAGCGGCTGTTCAGAAAGAAGCCGATGAAATACAGGTAAGTCGACAATTTTCCTCGATATAATCTTccgttctaaaaaaaaactttaaatctttttaagaGTTAAACATTTGttcctattttaaattttattaatttttcgtataaaaactttaatcactgctgtttaaaattttttttttttaaattccatcgatttaaattcttctaatgaaaattgcaaattgtatTCGCTACCGTTTAGGACTTCGGTGATTTCTCGGGTGGCACGGTAATCGCTGATGCTACCTGCGTTACAAGCATGCATTTGATCGTCACTAAGTGGACATTGCATGTCCGAGTATTGTCAGTCAGGTTGCATTAGATAAACGAGGTCGTGGCTAAGGCCGTTCCTTGATCTTAAACGACAATGCCGCACACTTGTGGGTTATAACTGGCTTTGAAGTAACGTTCTTCTCTATGCAGTTTTAGCGAACTGGCGGGCGTTCTTTAAATTACAtacgacaatttttttatttctttcatttcctTCGTGTTCttcaaaagaagaaaaaagcaaaaattaattatgctttaatttttatttatctcttgATAAATTCTTGCTTTCGATTTTTAGGAAATTCTTGACGAGGCTTTCAAGAATCAAGTCAGCATCTcggatttatttaaagtgaAGGTGAACTTCAAGGCGCTGCTCTACACATGTGCCATGGTTTCCTTCCAGCAGTTCACCGGTATCAATGTTGTGCTGTTCTACATGGAGAAAATCTTCATTGCTGCCGGAGGCGGCATGTCAACGGCGGTATCAACCATTATTATCGGAGTCGTACAGGTGCTAGCGTCAATGGTAACACCCATAGTTGTTGATAGGTCTGGCAGGAGATTGCTGCTCGTTTTGTCCGGCATCGGAGAAACAATAAGTTTGGTGAGTAATCGcctttgttttttaaatctccAAACTGAgcaaaaacggaaaaaaattaacattaaataaagtttcataatttattaatttactgctGACAGTAATATATCctataagtattttttttcttaccgaTAATTTGTAAGTGACAGGCGCGAATTATCACGCGCCGATTTATTTTCCATAAATCACGAATCACATTCGTACAATTAAACACAATTCCGCGTTAGCGATCAGGTACGTCGTAATTACACTTGCTAGTTGCCGCGAGTTTGAATTTAatgactcttttttttatcactcaTCTCGCCTTCGAACGAATTGTTCTCATAGcaaacgatttaattacccGACGTAGAGAGATCGAGTCGCGACTTGAGATTCGTTATTTGGAGTTCGCACCATCTATTGATCGCATAAAGATAAACCCGCGGACGCGATAAAGTCCGGCGCAAAGAATATGATGAGTGAATCACGGGGATGCAGTAAGAATGCGAGACAAGGAAGGTCGACTGTCATTATACATAAGGATCGTCATTACGCATTCCGACGGAATGCCCACGATCCATCGGATGCAATTCCGTGCACGAGGACTTCCACGTGATTGTACGTGCACGATTACATAATTTACGGCATAAACCGGACTCGCGTGCAATAAAATCAGCAGCagaaacataaattataattcttttgtcataggattttttttttcaaattacaacttttttttttactattaaatatGTTCGATGTATTGAAGTATTTACTACAAAATCTTGTAACTTGGTTGTAATGTGTAACCGTTTACTTTGTAGATTGCTCTCGGCTTGTTTTTCTACCTGAAGGAGGTGCAACACGCGGACGATGTGGTGAACGAGATATCTTGGTTGCCGGTGGTCGCGCttgtcatttttattatcacgtACAGCGTAGGCTGGGGCCCACTTCCATGGGCGGTGATGGGCGAAATGTTCGCTTCGAACGTCAAAGCTAAGGCCTCCAGTATAACAGTATTCGTTTGCTGGTTCTTGGCCTTCATCATTACCAAGTTCACCAGCAATCTCGAAGACGCGTTCCAGGGTAAGTACGCGGTCTTCTGGATATTCGGAGGTTTCTGTATCCTCAGTGTCATTTTCACGGTATTAATACTGCCCGAGACAAAGGGCAAGACTCTTCAACAAATCCAGGACGAGATCAATGGTGTTCCGTCGACTAAAAACGTCGAAAATGGAACGAAGatgtaaaagagagaaaaacacTCACGCTCAATTATCCTGACGAATGACGGCACGGTGTACGTTATTTCTAAGGAAATCGCGAGAAAGATTCGAAGAGATTACATATTTATAGAACGGACGTGAGATCGCGCTTTATATTTCTAAGAGGTatgtagaaattttatatcatttacaGTGATAAGAATGACGTAGGGTactagaaatattaataatacacgtGCCTATATTCTACTGCCAAAATTATATAGATACAATACGGGTGAAaggaaaataatacatttttaaccTGGGATCAATCTTTTGTGAACCGTCGTCATTTAAACCGCAAAGATAAATGGTGAACGGATTCATAAAACGTGCGACAGTTTGACAATCAATAAAACAAATTAGTATTCAGATAATTGTTCGAAGGGAAAGAAATGACGGAGGACAGATATTACTTTTGCTCATATTTATACGCAGAGACAATTTTATTGctccctgcggcggaaccaAAAACACAACATCGTCTTCCAAGCACTTTCGCGTAACCATCTATAACGCAGCACATAATGATTGTATGTGTATGTgcactgaaaggcagatatggctCTCAGTGCACATACATGCAATGTAAGTCATATCatgcatatttttaagtacGCTCGTGTTAATATCTCGTGTTAATACCTCAAATACGTATCATTGCTCGTAAGCTTCGTTTACCGAGGGAATTTGTGACGTGCCAGTAAACTTTCCTACATTTTCAAGCAAGTTCCTGTCTTGTCCGTAATTAGGAAATGCGGTCGAGCAAACAACGAGATTCTTCCGcttgatattttattcggAAGTATCTTCTAGTATTACACGTGCTGAACGGCagtataaagtataaaagaaccaaaaagattaatttcgcGGCGTATTTCTCGTTACCGGATGAGAGACTAGTCATTTTGTGACACGTTCGAATAGAAGTACactaatgtaattattaacaacGACGCCGAAGACATAGATATTTAAAgagaaactttattattaattactgttggattttaataacgttaaaattgccaataaattcataattctTAGCAAAGAAGAAAAGGTATGAGACAGCTTTGCTTTTAATGAAATCTTGATAACGATAAAGCTGTTGTCCACATCGTCAATTATTTACGAAACACaatttttacacaatttaaCACAAAATACATAATAGTATATAAATCATTTTGATTACgcatacgaaataattttaagaaacgATATCcgaatattgtattattagttgaataatgttaattttataagttatTGTAAGCGCAAGGAATGCATATGTATAAATCGTAATAtctttactattattttattaagtggtattatttaaatgcgcaatgtatttatattcttaatacttaaaaaaaaaaaaaaaaaaaaaaaaattgaacagttattaatttaacattgttTTAACATATTGTagaacgttttattattttacacaaaatttattattttatttttttaaacactttAAAACTTAAGTTATGACAGACAAAATTGTAATAggtattgtatttatttaaaaaaagtgattttattatcatttaagCTTTGGATGTAGATTGTATAGATTAATCAATGAACAAGACTTTTATAAAccatttttaatgtacataaatatattggcgtattgaaataatattttatatgatatatacaaaaaataaaaaaaaaaaggaatgcTCTAGTGCATTAATAACTGATAAATGGAAGTGTCTTTGTAAAGTTTCTTTTGTCTTTCTAAAATTCAGATTTatgtgaataatttaaatatacatttaaacatcatttataaaatttccttCTTGTTATCAaaaagtacattaaaaatcgaataattaatatttaatttttaattaggaCTAGAGAAAATCATGCGCGCGCTAGGCGTGCACAGTTTTTCAAAAGATTccaataattacaattgagtgatATATGGCCGACAGCGTATTGCCAgtttacttacatttataGCTTTCAACTACATTGAGGTAGGTTATTTTacgtccgtccttccttccttccttcttccCGTGGCAGtattctggattatcctgactTGTAGCACTCCAAATTATTCgacactatattacactgctctgctttttttataaCCACTATTACTAATCACTGACTATCACtcgagacgaacgaccgaaagaatgacggattatcgcggcaattttttcacgagtaaaattaagaatcgcgacgaacgatcattctTTGTAGAAATTTGCACTCTCGATATTCATGGCGTTGCTTACTTCCACTGAGTCTTCActcgagtcgtcctcgatccTCGAGGCAAGAAACCGGCTACGATATGAAACGCGAAGTCCAAGAGATCTTTTGATTCTTTGGTCAATCCTCGTCGATAGAACGAAGTACTTTTTCGAGGCACGAAACGAAGCACAGAACAATGAGTAGAATGGCACAGATGTACGaaaaatgatcgttcgttcCGAGTCagcgacgtcgacacttactCATCCGCGAAaacttcctatccgcggtcgaaaatacacGAAATTGTAGAGTGATTAGCGATACATCCTCACGCTCGAGGCTCCACAATTAGACTGACCGTTAGAGTGCTTTCGGCCCTTAGATGTAATAAgacaaccgcgtaaaaaaagtgTGACAGCAATAGGTCCGATCGTCAATTGAACGCTGTCCTTTTCGCACGAAGTTCTCGAAAGCGCCAAATTTAACGCCGAGTTAATCTACGTTTTTTTGATGCATTCGGCGAGCTCGAAGTGTCTTTGCGTAAtaccaatttttttagatagagaataaaataaaaatgttaatttaatcttacatttatataaataatcgacaaattaaaaataaataagatgaCAAATCCGTCAATCCGAGTGTCTCGCGGTACGATCCACCCAAGATCCAAGTATCTGAAAACGCTCGGGAGGTATAAGGAGTGTAAGAGGAGTAAGTTGATGACACGGAGACAGCCTCGTTTCCCGCCAATTCTGAGGCCACACCTTTTTTGTAATGGTTGCTTGAAATTGACGGGAACGACGCTCACTAGTGATTGGCCTATATGGAccaatcaaataataataaaattttactttagtTGCAAGAAAATGTGCTACGAGGCGTCACCAGCAAATCGAGGATTGAGAAGTCGACTCGAAAATTTTAGTTTCAACGAAATCCGCTACAACCCGCCGCTATATTCGTTACCCAATCGACCCCAGTGCAAACGAGTCTTCAAGAGGAAAGATTTCAACTGTTTTGTACTACCCACTTCAAGTAAATCTGAACGTCAGTTTTTCCCATCGCTTTCCTTATTGACAACGACCATTTTTATCGTTGATTTGGTAACCGGAGCACCGTAGAAATGGTCTCAAAAGCAACCTCCAATTCCTACGTTCACTTGTGATACTGCCTGCATGAGTCTCTGGTAGTGATTGGTCCAATAAATTGAACAACACGTAGCGGATATTTCCGTGAAAAATTGGTTTCACGGAGGGGTTTCTAATCAATTTGCAATTTGTTTCTTACGAATCGATAACGCGCGAGGGGCTGCCGTTGGCGATCGCGTATTTTTCAGAAAAGATGCCACAACTTCGGCGTTCTTTGTAAACGATTGCAGCCACGAAATCAACTCGACAAAGCTGATAAGATGAACAAGGTATGAAAATGCAGAATTTTATCGTTCGtacaatattgtaaataatgaaacgattttgttttattgcGAACGGTTGGGACCatctttattttactgttatcCCGAAATGagttgaataaaaaagaaataataatagtaatttgagatttaattaaacaaaaatgaaagaaatatttggcggatttttatctgtgtatctatatatttatatgtagatacttcgtttattaaatttactttttacatGTCACTAGGTTTCACGTTATTCTTCTGATGGCAAGGTCTATGTAGGAGATTTAGGCAGCAGTGCCAGTAAGCAACAATTAGAAGATGCATTTGCTTACTATGGAGCCTTGCGTAATGTCTGGGTTGCTAGAAACCCTCCTGGATTTGCTTTTGTCGAATTTGAAGATTCTAGAGATGCAGAAGATGCTGTGAGAGGACTGGATGGTCGTATTATATGTGGAAGACGCGTTCGCGTGGAATTATCAAATGGAAAGAAATTGCGAGACAGAGGGTTTTCTAGAAGAGGCAATGGAAGACCTTTTCATCCAGAAGATAAATGTTATGAATGTGGCGAAAAGGGTCATTATGCTAGAGATTGCCACCGTCATAGAAGTTCTTATAGAAGAAGGTAAGCCctaaaaacttcttttttagtcattgttttgcatttattaagtGCCATTCATgcatatatactttattattaaaaattgatattacaAAGAGTATCTTGTCAAacagaaaagaatttttattatagaaaaatatagttttactCTCTTCTTGTACTGTAATAATGAATCACAATTgctaatttttacaaattttcaaaactttacTTTATGCAAATTTACTATATTTGATTCatttagtaatttaatatttaataattgagaaacaaatatttaattacatgaaatttatttaattaaataactaccACAGTActtttatgataattttactttgtaattatgaaaaaaatcaTTGTGTAGCTTATGTTACACATAGGtactattatttaaataatgattataAGCAATGCATTTAGATATAATTGGTAAtgtgatagaaaaaaaagcaaagctATTTCTACAAACCTAAACAAAGTGGTTGTAAAACAACCGTAACATTGCCCGTTATTTATAGGAGTTGCGGCTGAACGTACAGCACACACATGTGAAATGTGTGTCGCTACTCGACATTGTCGCGCGAGATTCGCCTTGGGTTCACATTTGTGATACACACCGCGCGTCGTAGTTACAGCGTAGAGCACTCCACATCTACTTTGGGTTTCCTTCTGCGTCCTGCGAGCGAGACAAGCGTGGCAGAGACATGGGCCGCGGCTGATCGGACACCGGAGTGGCTAGTTCTGCACACTGCTATGATACCGATTCACTGACTGTCACCCTAAATTGAGAGTTCATGCACGTCTGGCACGTTCTGGCGTTCCTCGATCAGCTGTCTGTACTTTCGACCTAGTCGTCGTTCCCATCGTAGGCATCGTCGTGAtcatcgttgtcgtcgtcgtcatcctCGTCGTCTTGACCATCGTCATTATCGTCGTTACCGTCgttgtcgtcatcgtcgtaGTACTTAACAGTTGTTAAGAGAGAAACTTTCAGCGCTCCCGTTTCTAGCCACTCTTCATCCGTTCGTCTCCGACCCTCTCGTAATTTCATCTGCATAAAGGGCTCATCCGCTCTCCCTTCTCGGCATAGCCATCGCGTGCACGCAATCCATAACTGTCTGCTGTAAGCACAGCCAGGAAAGATGGTATATAAGTtgaacatttaaatatatattttatgaagaTTAATACATATGATGTGTGCATATGGGTGATGAAAAATTGCTATGTAATAAGTTTGAGGATATTTgctaaaagaataaaatatagaaattgataaaattttaaatcttatttaacttaaatttctagttttaaaaaacatattttacattaatgttttataataatgggTAGGCAAAAATATGCGCGGTTGTTATTATTTCGACATTTATTTACTTACGTCTTTTACTTTAGGTATTCTCGATCAAAGTCCAAATCAAGATCAAGATCAAGATCGCGATCACGATCGCGATCGCATTCACGTTCCCGCTCAAGATCTCGCAGTAATCGTTCACGCTCACGCTCATCACGACGTAGCCCATCCCACAGCAAGAGTGTTTGCATCAAGGATAAACACCGCAAGAAACGGAAGTCTGTTTCTGAGGATCGATGCAAGTCGAAGTCGCGATCGGGCTCCAGATCACGAAGCAGATAAATAGTAAATATGTTACAGACATTACTTATAcggttattattattgaataaatgtaatacattGCTTCTGTTTTAGTGGATATGGATTTAATTGGCGTTCATCGgattctttatattaattaaaaagctgcAATTCCTTCAACACTTTAACCAATTACATATCGTTTTATTAGCATGTAGAAGATACATCTGTTTTTATAGTATGAATAGCGTAATAAGTCCATATATACGGATTATTATTCTATATGAAAAAGTGGCATATTGCTGTTACCAGCTACGCGATTTCTTCAAGTTCAATGTCATTGCTCGCATTTAAGTTATTGTAACCCGATGTTCAATAAAACGTTCAGTAACTTTTTAGACATGCGCGCATTCGCATATATCATGTATTTGATTAATGTCAATATTTTACTGAAATCCCGAGTTTCCTACGCGAACACTTATGTGTGTATTGTAAGCATCGTATATGTTCCTTTTTTCCTGTTAGTATACGCATCTGCGTGTCTGATCGTAATCGCGTGGCcagttttcttctttcttgaaatttttttgtatcgaTACTCGAAGGTAATAAAGCAGCGAGTTAATAGGCGTAGCAAACGATGTGATTCAATCTGCAAACGCTTTCAAGCCCACCATACTTCGttgaaattcttttaaataagaaGAGTTAAAGAACTGGTAAagtaaaactaaaataattcaattttttagtagtttaaaatattatatttattatctttttacttttaagtTGATTAAGATTCATATTATTGAATGACATAAACtcgaaagagaaaacaaaGGAAGGAAGGTATGTgtgtacatttaaaaatattttatttgaaaaaaatgtaattattattttgcatggttataattaaaatcgctaATCATTTATTATGACCCCTTTAAATTTCAATGACTCGGCACCCATGGCTTGTCTGAGGAGGAATCAGGAGCACACAGACTGGTGAAGTGGGGTAGGCAACGAATGAAGGCGAAATATGCTACAATGCGAAACACAGAATGGTAGTGCAGAGATGGAGGGAgtcgaagaagaagaggaggaggaaaaagaaaaagaaaaaacaaaaaaaggagAAGCCGGTGGAGGCAGCCGGTAAGCACTGTAGGACTGTAGGCAGCACGTTTTTAGTCAAGCGTCATAAAACGCTGGAGATTCTCGTTTGCTTCGTCTTCGCTTCTAGACTATTTCATACGGCGAGTTTCGTACATTTCCTGTTACATTCTTTTTGTTGCAGCGCTggttttattgtaaaactttACCGAGCGGCGAAAGCGAAATTTCTTGTAGCGCCCAGACCAATTACACGCGTCTGCCTTATTGTTCTGCGTCAAGAGTGTTGAGCCAATTGCGTGAACAAATAATCGGGGCCAATTAAGCGTGCGGGTGCGATGACTTCCGCTTATGAAACAACGGCAGAACGTGAGCAGCAGAGTCCACGCGATACCGTAAAAGCACGTCACAACAACGAAAAATCAAACAATCTGAAGACTGCTACTGATATGGAGGCTTTATCATTATCTCAAGTTAGTCTTGCAACAGATGACTCGTCTTTTGAGGAATCCACGCTTTCCTCCGTAGAAGCCAGCGTTCTACTGGGTGAATCATTCGACAAGGATTTAGTAATgttcgagaaagagaaggaaaatgaGAATCAAGAAAACGTCGGTGTCTCTACGAATTCAGTGAACGATATTTCGCGAACAAGCAGATCTAAAGACGAGGAATCGATTTCATTGGCAAATAACACCGTAATGAAAAACGTATCCGCGTGTAATATGAGCAAAGAACAATTAAAAGATCAGGACAAGGATCTTAAAAAGgatgaaaaaaattgcagaattCTAGAGATCCAGATGCAAGAACGACGCTTGTGTGACAATATTAAtgtcgagaaaaaatttataaagtccGTAACGGAAGACGTCCGAGCCTGCTGCTTGAACGTGGCGGAAATCTGTCTCAAAACGGATGAAAAGCAAGaggattttgaaaaagaaattatcagTCAACAAGacggcgatttattttatgacgCCGTTCGATCAGGAAACGCCAAGCGCGTTTCGGCGTTGATCGCAAACGGCTGCGTGCAAAATCTGGATGAACCAGATTGGAATGTGTCGGGTGATCCACCTTTATTGATGGCAGCTACGAATCATTGTCTGCCAGTATTGAGGTAAGTTTTTAGTGATCGTAGCATCTAATCAAGTGTTATTTAAGACTAcgttttttgcatattttttaatatttaatttatatccaaaatttattttgttatgtaataattttaaagtaaaaattagcacaaattttttataactttttattccTGAACAGCGCGCTCTTAGCGAACGGGTGCGATCCAGCTGTGCGTTCGCCGCGGGGTGAAACGGCACTTCACAGAGCAATCTTGAACGGCGGACCGGGTAACGTGTTGAAATTCGTGGAGGACCTCTTGAAATACGACTGTCCGCCAGGCGTCAAAGAAGCCGGCAGTGGATCAACTGCGTTACACGTGCTCTCTCGTCAACTGGCTCACATGTCACTAAAATCTCTTCGTCATAATTTCGATGCGGCCTTGAAGACGTTGGAATTATTGGCGAGAGCAGGACCCGTTAATGCTAAGGATCACCAAGGCCGAAGTGCTTTGCACATTTTGGCATCGTCAAATATTTTTGGTAAGATCGCAGATTTCTTTAcagatcaatttttttttcttaacagttaataattgcatttttaattgtacacattttttaatttcttttttttttcaaacaatgAACATTTTTCGTATGTATTATAAAGTACGTGACTGTttcgaataataaatgattacTTTTCCTTATTGTCATTTTTACAATTCTCAAACGAAAAAGTGTAAGAATAGTAAGAATTTTAGTAACATATTATCTTACAGATAACAACGACAAAACTGATATCGAGTTGCTGATTGGTACGCTTTTAGCCGCCGGCGCTGATACCGCGCTAAAAAACGATCGTGGAGAAACTGCTTTACACGAAAGCTTAGAATGCGGTGCATTAAATACAGCGGCATTGTTAATACAAAATACACCGACGGGTATTACATCGCGATATGGCGAAACGCCATTGCACATAGCGTCGCGGAAGAACCACGTCGATATGGTGATGAAGTTACTGGAACATGGCGAGGATCCTGGCACTCAGGATGCCAGGGGGAATACTCCGTTGCACCTCGCATCAGCAAGAGGATTTCATCAGACGGTATCGCTATTGGTTACTTCGCCTTTAGCTCAGTTAGAGAAAGTCAACATCGACGGTCTGACTGCATTACAAGTTGCCGCCGAGAGTGGATTTGTAAACGCCGTCAAAATACTATTAAAAGCTGGCGCCGATCCCAGTCAGACAATGCATTATTGCGCCACTATTTTGCGCCGTCATCCCGACATCTCTCTTTTGATTGATCACGAATTGACTAGACGTCGACAGCTCGCTGCTTGATACCTTAATTTCCTACTAAAATTCGGCAGTTTACTCAAAATCTCAAAACGTTACTATGGACGAAGTGCAATTATTTCTCTTGTTGCTCAATATATAACACGATTACACATTTAATACGTGTGCAAAAATTGTTATGTGTAATCgtaaacataataaaattgccATAAGTCTCGGCTGTGTGGAACAAagtgcatttaatttaaaagatgcaACGTACGTTCTACGATTTAGAATagtataaaactaaaaaatattttacaaatgaaCGTTAATGCTGTTATTGCCGTTatcaatttgttttattttttattttgtgcctccctaattattattgtcatcGCACATAATCTTGCCatcattatcatttttacattattaatgttttaattagatttacaGATTGCTGACCTGATTGTTTGGACGGGAATTAAACTGAAACAATACGATTTCTATAATAATagtgtatattttattataaatccaCATAATCTGAAATAAAGCGTAAATGAATTAATAGTAGCGGGTTTGTATGTACagctaaatataaattgattttgaaATGTTCTTTCAAAGTATATCACATGATATCGGAAAAGCTGTGTTAgaattctgaaataaatatataataatcgtacaataatgtaatttatatttttacagattaAAACGTTTAGAAGACACTATAAAAATCGATGTGTCTTCTATATTTCATATAGGTTTCTTTCCATCACATGCATTGGAACAGAAActaaaaacaaatgtataaaCTACAGATTTCCTTCGGTAGAGTTATAGTTATCTTTCATTATGCATCTATTATAAAACATGTTTCACagacgtaaaattttaataaatctaatcAATCGTAAATTTCGCTTTGCACTGTagttacgtataaaaaaaaaattacgacaaTATTTGCCATTATGAGTTAAAATCGATGGCATAGATACCATCCATAGATACCAATTTGCGAACCTTTAACAGATTAgcatttaaacatattttcacaaataattacaattatcacGGATTTGTAAAAGTGAAAAGAAATGATAGGCACATACGTAATATTGTTACACAAGAATTGAAACACGTTTTTAACTTTTCCAACTTTTAGTGGCCTACTAATAGAAAGCTCTTATCATATTATTACTTGTAGTTAAGGTACGCACGTATAGTATGGCATATATGAGTGATACatatatctatacatatattcacTTACAAACGCACacatttcgataaaaattcaattcgatGTATGTGTCTATAATACAGGCTGTTATATTGCATATTTAAGGTTGATGTGATGACGTTGTCACTGTTGGTATTTATTTCGGTATTCATCTTAAGAACACTT from Cardiocondyla obscurior isolate alpha-2009 linkage group LG04, Cobs3.1, whole genome shotgun sequence encodes:
- the LOC139101875 gene encoding trehalose transporter 1-like protein gives rise to the protein MSGRETWKRLEEDEREREIEKMTPTRGNEEIEGRSYKDYAYSPVPVSSLSAANDTPPVIRESVELTSRTSSRTNGQHYSEEMTEKGSKLPQFLAAGAGSLSVLATGVAMGWTSPILPLLENDPDKGPLDSKISPDESSWVGSLIALGAIFGSYASGYLGERWGRKRTLLFSIVPFAIGWILIATANNIAQLYVARIVFGLAVSLTFTILPMYCGEIAETSIRGSLGSFLQLFITIGLLYAYAIGPFVSYTVFWILCAIVPVVFFGCFMIMPESPYFLLSKGRRDEAVASLARLRSKSEAAVQKEADEIQEILDEAFKNQVSISDLFKVKVNFKALLYTCAMVSFQQFTGINVVLFYMEKIFIAAGGGMSTAVSTIIIGVVQVLASMVTPIVVDRSGRRLLLVLSGIGETISLIALGLFFYLKEVQHADDVVNEISWLPVVALVIFIITYSVGWGPLPWAVMGEMFASNVKAKASSITVFVCWFLAFIITKFTSNLEDAFQGKYAVFWIFGGFCILSVIFTVLILPETKGKTLQQIQDEINGVPSTKNVENGTKM
- the LOC139101873 gene encoding putative ankyrin repeat protein RF_0381, which codes for MTSAYETTAEREQQSPRDTVKARHNNEKSNNLKTATDMEALSLSQVSLATDDSSFEESTLSSVEASVLLGESFDKDLVMFEKEKENENQENVGVSTNSVNDISRTSRSKDEESISLANNTVMKNVSACNMSKEQLKDQDKDLKKDEKNCRILEIQMQERRLCDNINVEKKFIKSVTEDVRACCLNVAEICLKTDEKQEDFEKEIISQQDGDLFYDAVRSGNAKRVSALIANGCVQNLDEPDWNVSGDPPLLMAATNHCLPVLSALLANGCDPAVRSPRGETALHRAILNGGPGNVLKFVEDLLKYDCPPGVKEAGSGSTALHVLSRQLAHMSLKSLRHNFDAALKTLELLARAGPVNAKDHQGRSALHILASSNIFDNNDKTDIELLIGTLLAAGADTALKNDRGETALHESLECGALNTAALLIQNTPTGITSRYGETPLHIASRKNHVDMVMKLLEHGEDPGTQDARGNTPLHLASARGFHQTVSLLVTSPLAQLEKVNIDGLTALQVAAESGFVNAVKILLKAGADPSQTMHYCATILRRHPDISLLIDHELTRRRQLAA
- the LOC139101887 gene encoding serine/arginine-rich splicing factor 7 isoform X2 is translated as MNKVSRYSSDGKVYVGDLGSSASKQQLEDAFAYYGALRNVWVARNPPGFAFVEFEDSRDAEDAVRGLDGRIICGRRVRVELSNGKKLRDRGFSRRGNGRPFHPEDKCYECGEKGHYARDCHRHRSSYRRRSCG
- the LOC139101887 gene encoding serine/arginine-rich splicing factor 7 isoform X1 translates to MNKVSRYSSDGKVYVGDLGSSASKQQLEDAFAYYGALRNVWVARNPPGFAFVEFEDSRDAEDAVRGLDGRIICGRRVRVELSNGKKLRDRGFSRRGNGRPFHPEDKCYECGEKGHYARDCHRHRSSYRRRYSRSKSKSRSRSRSRSRSRSHSRSRSRSRSNRSRSRSSRRSPSHSKSVCIKDKHRKKRKSVSEDRCKSKSRSGSRSRSR